The Methanolacinia paynteri sequence ATGCAGCAGATGGCGAAGATCAACCAGGGCGACTTCGCTGCAGTCGTAGGAAAACCGGGAATCAGGGAGACTCCGGACGGATCGATCTTTGTCACAGTCAGGGTAGAAACAATTACCCGGATCGATAAGGACACCTATCTCACGTGGATCGACGATGCGGCCGAACAGACGCTTGACCGGCTGGAGAGGTTCGGCAGCACGGACGACTCCATGAAGGCTTCGGAGTTCTATAATACGTCAACCGAACACTATAGGCGAATAGTTTACGAATCGCTTGTTGCAGCCGATATCTAAGCCGGCACACACGCCCAGGAATTCCCGGCAAATCAAATCAATTTTTATAATGCCCTGCATCTTATATTTAACCAGTATACTGTTGTTTGCGGCACGGAATCAGTACAGAACTTGATCCCTCCCCAATAACGGCAATAATTACAGGGAGTACTGAACGGATATATGGCTTCAAACCGGGAGATGGAAAAGAAGATCAAGGCCCTTGCAGACTACCTCAGGGTGAACCCGGACAAGATCACGCCATCAAAGGGGACATTATATTCATTCAGGGCGTTCTACTACGGCCCTAACAGGGCATACCTGGTGCTTACGGAGATCGAAGCCAATGTTGCCGCCAGGAGGGCGATAATGAACAGGCTCTGGGTAATAGCACTTGAATCCGTCTTCAACTATTTCGATATAGGGTGCTACCCCGCAGACGCCCTCGAAAAGCTCTCGCATGACGATATCAGGAAGATTAACGCCGGTCTCGAAACCCTGTTCGAGAAGACATGCGGCATCGAGATCCTCGCCGAGAAGATGTTATCACTCGGGAACAGGGCAAACATACT is a genomic window containing:
- a CDS encoding tRNA/helicase-type nucleic acid-binding protein, with translation MSKGGFSRPAGSFVREPAIRVFSTELRESRLQFRDGEDEKSPSFILLPTGERCNRIFICGEVTQKEKRGDQNTFYTARLRDPAGLFFLNAGSYQQEAMQQMAKINQGDFAAVVGKPGIRETPDGSIFVTVRVETITRIDKDTYLTWIDDAAEQTLDRLERFGSTDDSMKASEFYNTSTEHYRRIVYESLVAADI